A single window of Jiangella alkaliphila DNA harbors:
- a CDS encoding substrate-binding domain-containing protein, producing the protein MRTTRALLAASAAAALMLAACTTDEPSDTAAPDETATEDAGAGGEEEETADGEFFVRADFDRQLAQRDIEPEGDPATPWLQAIEPEYVDTAEFAQDGNTLCFSNASVSNPWRVTGWITMQQQVEVLQQQGLIGEFRVSDAADDDNKQISDIQAFIDAGDCNAIIISPSTTATLTPAVEAACASGVPVIVFDRGVNTDCMVTFIHPIGGYAYGADAAEFLVENLEPGSTVLALRILPGVDVLENRWAAAQEIFGDSELEVLGDEFTGGDGAEIKNIVTQYLQRGEVDGIWMDAGDGAVAAIEAFEDTGNDYPVMAGEDELSFMRKWQETGMTAVAPVYSNFQWRTPILAATMIWAGEQVPSEWVLPQDPITEDDRDDFLDRNADMPALHYAKFGGEDLPGFPTAWQDR; encoded by the coding sequence ATGCGCACAACGCGCGCTCTACTGGCGGCGTCGGCTGCCGCGGCCCTGATGCTCGCGGCCTGTACCACCGACGAGCCATCCGACACCGCGGCGCCCGATGAGACCGCGACCGAGGACGCGGGCGCCGGGGGCGAGGAGGAGGAGACGGCCGACGGCGAGTTCTTCGTCCGCGCCGACTTCGACCGTCAGCTCGCCCAGCGTGACATCGAGCCCGAGGGCGACCCGGCCACCCCGTGGCTGCAGGCGATCGAGCCCGAGTACGTCGACACCGCGGAGTTCGCGCAGGACGGCAACACGCTGTGCTTCTCCAACGCCTCGGTGAGCAACCCGTGGCGGGTCACCGGCTGGATCACCATGCAGCAGCAGGTCGAGGTGCTGCAGCAGCAGGGCCTGATTGGTGAGTTCCGCGTCTCCGACGCCGCCGACGACGACAACAAGCAGATCTCCGACATCCAGGCGTTCATCGACGCCGGGGACTGCAACGCGATCATCATCTCGCCGTCGACGACGGCCACCCTCACCCCGGCGGTCGAGGCGGCCTGTGCGAGCGGCGTGCCGGTCATCGTGTTCGACCGCGGCGTCAACACCGATTGCATGGTGACGTTCATCCACCCGATCGGCGGCTACGCCTACGGCGCCGACGCGGCGGAGTTCCTGGTCGAGAACCTGGAGCCGGGTTCGACGGTGCTGGCGCTGCGCATCCTCCCGGGTGTGGACGTGCTGGAGAACCGCTGGGCGGCGGCGCAGGAGATCTTCGGCGACAGCGAGCTGGAGGTCCTCGGCGACGAGTTCACCGGCGGCGACGGCGCGGAGATCAAGAACATCGTCACGCAGTACCTGCAGCGCGGCGAGGTCGACGGCATCTGGATGGACGCCGGCGACGGCGCCGTCGCGGCCATCGAGGCGTTCGAGGACACCGGCAACGACTACCCGGTCATGGCCGGCGAGGACGAGCTGAGCTTCATGCGCAAGTGGCAGGAGACCGGCATGACCGCCGTCGCGCCCGTCTACTCGAACTTCCAGTGGCGCACCCCGATCCTCGCCGCGACGATGATCTGGGCCGGCGAGCAGGTGCCCTCGGAGTGGGTGCTCCCGCAGGACCCGATCACCGAGGACGACCGCGACGACTTCCTCGACCGCAACGCGGACATGCCCGCCCTGCACTACGCGAAGTTCGGCGGCGAGGACCTGCCCGGGTTCCCGACGGCCTGGCAGGACCGCTGA